One Rhodococcus sp. P1Y DNA window includes the following coding sequences:
- a CDS encoding PH domain-containing protein, with the protein MSPSQQSEPPDTSSHTPDPSPQVIRLPRLALVGVALLLFGVCFPAISWPAAFGWLFVIPIAVAVWVVRVRTVVGPDGLSIRRPVTSEFVPWDRVRGIAFPDRRWARVVLTDKSEKSLPLVRFDRLPLLAAASGGRITDPYAAAAAAEAAAEVLDTPEDDAP; encoded by the coding sequence GTGTCACCCTCGCAGCAGTCCGAACCACCGGACACATCATCCCACACGCCCGATCCGTCACCGCAGGTCATCCGGCTCCCGCGTCTCGCACTGGTCGGTGTCGCCCTCCTGCTCTTCGGAGTGTGCTTCCCCGCGATCAGCTGGCCTGCGGCTTTCGGTTGGCTCTTCGTCATTCCGATTGCCGTAGCAGTCTGGGTCGTTCGAGTCCGTACCGTCGTCGGCCCCGACGGGTTGTCCATCCGTCGACCGGTGACGTCGGAGTTCGTCCCCTGGGACCGAGTCCGAGGGATCGCGTTCCCGGACCGGCGCTGGGCGCGTGTGGTGTTGACCGACAAATCCGAGAAGTCCCTACCGTTGGTCCGATTCGATCGCTTGCCGCTGTTGGCTGCAGCGAGCGGTGGACGGATCACCGATCCCTACGCGGCCGCCGCAGCCGCCGAAGCCGCTGCCGAAGTCCTCGATACGCCAGAGGACGACGCCCCCTGA
- the ilvD gene encoding dihydroxy-acid dehydratase — MPPLRSRVTTVGRNAAGARSLWRATGMTDSDFGKPIVAIANSYTQFVPGHVHLKNVGEIVADAVRAAGGVPREFHTIAVDDGIAMGHGGMLYSLPSREIIADSVEYMANAHTADALVCISNCDKITPGMLNAAMRLNIPAVFVSGGPMEAGKAVVVGGVAQAPTDLITAISASANDAVSDEGLDEVERSACPTCGSCSGMFTANSMNCLTEALGLALPGNGSTLATHKARYALFERAGTTIVEAALKYYRDEDESVLPRNIATPAAFRNAMALDVAMGGSTNTVLHTLAAAQEGEVDFDLDTIDAISRKVPCLSKVSPNSDYHMEDVHRAGGIPALLGELRRANLLETDVSTVHTKSFDEWLDTWDIRSGAASDEALELFHAAPGGVRTTEPFSTENRWSSLDTDAAGGCIRDKEHAYTVEGGLVVLRGNIALDGAILKTAGIDQDLFSFQGPALVVESQEEAVSAILQKKIKAGDVLVVRYEGPKGGPGMQEMLHPTAFLKGAGLGKVCALITDGRFSGGTSGLSIGHISPEAAAGGVIGLVENGDQVRIDVASRTLEILVDDDVLAERRAKMDASERPWQPVDRQRTVTTALRAYAALATSADKGAVRYVP, encoded by the coding sequence ATGCCGCCGTTACGGTCACGAGTTACCACTGTCGGACGCAACGCCGCGGGCGCACGCTCGCTCTGGCGCGCCACCGGAATGACGGATTCCGATTTCGGCAAACCGATCGTCGCGATTGCCAACTCCTACACCCAGTTCGTACCGGGACACGTACACCTGAAGAACGTGGGCGAGATCGTCGCCGACGCCGTCCGGGCAGCGGGCGGCGTCCCTCGCGAGTTCCACACGATCGCCGTCGACGACGGCATCGCGATGGGCCACGGCGGGATGCTGTACTCGCTTCCCAGCCGCGAGATCATCGCCGACTCGGTCGAATACATGGCCAATGCGCACACCGCCGACGCGCTGGTGTGCATCTCGAACTGCGACAAGATCACGCCGGGAATGCTCAATGCCGCCATGCGACTGAATATTCCGGCGGTCTTCGTCTCGGGCGGGCCGATGGAAGCAGGCAAGGCAGTTGTGGTGGGAGGCGTCGCGCAGGCACCGACCGACCTCATCACCGCGATCTCGGCCAGCGCAAACGACGCGGTCTCGGATGAAGGTTTGGACGAGGTGGAGCGGAGTGCATGCCCGACGTGCGGATCCTGCTCGGGCATGTTCACCGCGAACTCCATGAATTGCCTCACCGAGGCGCTCGGGCTCGCCTTGCCCGGCAACGGATCCACGCTGGCCACCCACAAGGCGCGCTACGCCCTGTTCGAGCGCGCGGGCACCACCATCGTCGAGGCCGCACTGAAGTACTACCGCGACGAAGACGAGTCGGTTCTTCCGCGCAATATCGCAACCCCCGCCGCATTTCGTAACGCAATGGCGCTCGATGTGGCAATGGGAGGTTCCACCAACACGGTGTTGCACACGCTTGCCGCCGCCCAGGAAGGCGAGGTCGACTTCGACCTCGACACGATCGACGCCATCAGTCGCAAGGTGCCGTGCCTGTCGAAGGTCTCGCCCAACTCCGATTACCACATGGAAGACGTGCACCGAGCAGGCGGAATCCCAGCCCTCCTCGGTGAACTCCGGCGTGCGAATCTGCTCGAAACCGATGTCTCGACCGTGCATACGAAGAGCTTCGACGAGTGGCTCGACACCTGGGACATCCGGTCGGGCGCGGCGTCCGACGAGGCGCTCGAACTGTTCCATGCCGCACCGGGCGGCGTCCGGACCACCGAACCGTTCTCCACCGAGAACCGCTGGTCGTCCCTCGACACCGACGCCGCGGGCGGATGCATCCGCGACAAGGAACACGCCTACACCGTCGAAGGCGGTCTGGTGGTTCTGCGCGGCAATATCGCTCTCGACGGAGCGATCCTGAAGACGGCGGGCATCGACCAGGATCTGTTCTCGTTCCAGGGTCCCGCGCTCGTCGTCGAATCACAGGAAGAAGCCGTCTCGGCGATCCTGCAGAAGAAGATCAAGGCCGGCGATGTTCTCGTCGTGCGCTACGAGGGGCCGAAGGGCGGGCCGGGGATGCAGGAGATGTTGCACCCCACCGCGTTCCTCAAGGGTGCTGGACTCGGTAAGGTCTGCGCACTGATCACCGACGGGCGGTTCTCCGGCGGTACGTCGGGGCTGTCGATCGGCCATATCTCCCCCGAGGCTGCAGCGGGCGGAGTCATCGGACTCGTCGAGAACGGCGACCAGGTGCGCATCGACGTCGCCTCTCGAACTCTCGAAATACTCGTCGACGACGACGTTCTCGCCGAGCGCCGCGCGAAAATGGATGCATCCGAGCGTCCGTGGCAGCCGGTCGACCGTCAGCGAACGGTCACCACCGCCCTGCGGGCGTATGCAGCGCTGGCCACCTCGGCCGACAAGGGTGCGGTCCGGTACGTGCCCTGA
- the ilvC gene encoding ketol-acid reductoisomerase produces the protein MFYDDDADLSIIQGRKVAVIGYGSQGHAHSLSLRDSGVDVRIGLKEGSKSRAKAEEQGLTVGTPAEVSAWADVIMVLAPDTAQASIYKEEIEPNLKDGDALFFGHGLNIHFDLIEAPEFVTVGMVAPKGPGHLVRRQFVDGKGVPALIAIDQDPKGEGQALALSWAKGIGGTRAGVIKTTFKEETETDLFGEQAVLCGGTEELVKVGFEVMVEAGYAPEMAYFEVLHELKLIVDLMYEGGIARMNYSVSDTAEFGGYLSGPRVIDAGTKERMKAILADIQSGEFTRRLVANVENGNTELEGLRKANAEHPIEVTGKKLRDLMSWVDRPITETA, from the coding sequence ATGTTCTACGACGACGATGCTGATCTGTCGATCATCCAGGGCCGCAAGGTCGCCGTCATCGGCTACGGAAGCCAGGGCCACGCGCACTCGCTGAGCCTGCGCGACTCGGGCGTCGACGTCCGCATCGGCCTGAAAGAAGGATCGAAGTCCCGCGCGAAGGCCGAGGAGCAGGGCCTGACCGTCGGCACCCCGGCCGAGGTTTCGGCGTGGGCCGACGTGATCATGGTGCTGGCACCGGACACGGCGCAGGCATCGATCTACAAGGAAGAGATCGAGCCGAACCTCAAGGACGGCGACGCCCTGTTCTTCGGTCACGGCCTGAACATTCACTTCGATCTGATCGAGGCACCGGAGTTCGTCACCGTCGGCATGGTCGCACCGAAGGGCCCCGGCCACCTCGTCCGTCGCCAGTTCGTCGACGGCAAGGGCGTTCCCGCGCTCATCGCCATCGACCAGGACCCCAAGGGTGAGGGCCAGGCGCTCGCTCTGTCCTGGGCCAAGGGCATCGGCGGAACACGCGCAGGCGTCATCAAGACCACATTCAAGGAAGAGACCGAGACGGACCTCTTCGGCGAGCAGGCTGTTCTCTGCGGTGGCACCGAAGAGCTCGTCAAGGTCGGCTTCGAGGTCATGGTCGAGGCCGGCTACGCACCCGAGATGGCGTACTTCGAGGTTCTGCACGAGCTCAAGCTCATCGTCGACCTCATGTACGAGGGCGGTATCGCTCGCATGAACTACTCGGTGTCCGACACCGCGGAGTTCGGCGGCTACCTCTCCGGACCTCGCGTCATCGACGCAGGCACCAAGGAGCGCATGAAGGCGATCCTCGCCGACATCCAGTCCGGTGAGTTCACCCGTCGTCTCGTCGCCAACGTCGAGAACGGCAACACCGAGCTCGAAGGCCTGCGCAAGGCCAACGCCGAGCACCCCATCGAGGTCACCGGCAAGAAGCTGCGCGATCTGATGAGCTGGGTCGACCGTCCGATCACCGAGACGGCCTGA
- a CDS encoding 3-isopropylmalate dehydrogenase: protein MKLAVIAGDGIGPEVVDQALQVLDIVVPGVEKTEYDLGARRYNATGELLPDSVLDEIRGHDAILLGAIGDPSVPSGVLERGLLLRARFELDHHINLRPAKLYPGVVGPLEGNKDIDVVVVREGTEGPYTGNGGALRVNTPHEVATEVSVNTRYGVERVVRDGFSRALGRRKHVTLLHKTNVLTFAGSLWARTVEAVSKDFPDVEVAYQHIDAAMIHLVTDPGRFDVIVTDNLFGDIVTDLSAAVSGGIGLAASGNIDATGTNPSMFEPVHGSAPDIAGQGKADPTAAILSVSLLLAHLGDTANSERVEAAVAADLASRGSAVASTSEIGARIAGKL from the coding sequence ATGAAGCTCGCCGTCATCGCTGGAGATGGAATCGGCCCTGAGGTCGTGGACCAGGCGCTACAAGTGCTCGACATAGTCGTGCCAGGCGTGGAAAAGACCGAGTACGACCTCGGTGCTCGACGCTACAACGCGACCGGCGAGCTTCTTCCGGATTCGGTGTTGGACGAGATCCGCGGACACGACGCAATTCTGTTGGGCGCCATCGGCGATCCATCGGTTCCGAGCGGTGTGCTCGAACGCGGTCTGCTGCTGCGCGCGCGCTTCGAACTCGATCACCACATCAACCTGCGTCCCGCGAAGCTGTACCCGGGTGTGGTCGGACCGCTGGAAGGCAACAAGGACATCGACGTCGTCGTCGTCCGTGAGGGAACCGAAGGCCCCTACACCGGCAACGGTGGTGCGTTGCGGGTCAACACGCCACACGAGGTGGCCACCGAGGTCAGCGTCAACACTCGCTACGGCGTCGAACGGGTCGTTCGTGACGGATTCTCACGGGCACTCGGCCGTCGCAAGCACGTCACGTTGCTGCACAAAACGAACGTACTCACCTTCGCGGGCAGCTTGTGGGCTCGCACCGTCGAGGCGGTCTCCAAGGACTTTCCCGACGTCGAGGTCGCCTACCAGCACATCGACGCCGCGATGATCCACCTTGTTACGGACCCGGGCCGTTTCGACGTCATCGTGACCGACAACCTCTTCGGCGACATCGTGACCGACCTGTCTGCAGCGGTCAGTGGCGGAATCGGCCTTGCCGCCAGCGGAAACATCGACGCGACGGGCACCAACCCGTCCATGTTCGAGCCCGTACACGGAAGCGCACCGGACATCGCAGGTCAGGGAAAAGCAGACCCGACGGCAGCAATCCTGTCGGTGTCGTTGTTGCTGGCGCACCTGGGCGACACTGCGAACTCCGAGCGGGTGGAAGCAGCCGTCGCCGCCGACCTCGCGTCACGCGGATCAGCCGTTGCCAGCACCTCCGAAATCGGTGCCAGGATCGCTGGGAAGCTGTAG
- the ilvN gene encoding acetolactate synthase small subunit, with product MSTSHTLSVLVEDKPGVLARVAALFSRRGFNISSLAVGGTELPDISRMTIVVTVDEFPLEQVTKQLNKLINVIKIVEQDDDSSVARELVLIKVRADASVRSEVIETVNLFRAKVIDVSPEAVTVEATGTRSKLDALLKMLDPYGIREIVQSGVVAVGRGPKSITASR from the coding sequence GTGAGCACGAGTCATACCCTCAGCGTCCTCGTCGAGGACAAGCCAGGTGTCCTGGCTCGCGTCGCGGCACTGTTCTCCCGCCGAGGATTCAACATCTCCTCGCTTGCCGTGGGCGGGACCGAGCTTCCCGATATCTCCCGTATGACCATCGTCGTCACGGTCGACGAATTCCCGCTCGAACAGGTGACGAAGCAACTGAACAAGCTGATCAACGTCATCAAGATCGTCGAGCAGGACGACGATTCCTCGGTGGCACGAGAGCTCGTGCTCATCAAGGTTCGTGCCGACGCGAGTGTGCGCAGTGAGGTCATCGAGACCGTGAACCTGTTCCGCGCCAAAGTGATCGACGTGTCACCCGAAGCCGTGACGGTCGAAGCGACGGGCACCCGCTCGAAGCTCGATGCGTTGCTCAAGATGTTGGACCCCTATGGAATTCGAGAAATAGTTCAGTCGGGAGTCGTTGCCGTCGGACGTGGACCGAAATCGATCACCGCGTCGCGCTAG
- a CDS encoding MFS transporter, whose translation MTTTDRVRQTSSARKWLMLALGMLAQTAGAVFINGAAFLIPALHDDRGLSLARAGIVVAMPTVGIMLTLIAWGVLVDRIGERLVLAIGLGLTALASLAAYFTTSFILLGLCLLLGGMAAASANSASGRVVVGWFPPERRGLAMGIRQMSVPLGVAIAALTIPSIARDHGVSAALLVPASICLLGAVLCLGVVDPPRPSRAAAERQGLLANPYRTSRQLWRIHSTSILLVVPQYVVWTYALVWLMTDRGWSAASAGLLVTASQILGAFGRMGVGALSDRVGSRMRPLKWVAVSATVSMLALAVTDWLDSPVSVVLLVVASIVTVAPNGLAFTAVAEFSGPYWSGRALGVQNTGQYIAASLVPPAFGALAAVSFPIAFLVSALFPALSIPVIPDDHEPNE comes from the coding sequence ATGACCACGACGGACAGAGTTCGGCAGACGAGCAGCGCGCGCAAGTGGCTCATGCTTGCTCTCGGAATGCTCGCTCAGACGGCAGGTGCCGTGTTCATCAACGGCGCTGCATTCCTCATACCCGCCCTGCACGACGATCGCGGGTTGAGCCTGGCCCGGGCAGGCATTGTCGTGGCAATGCCGACGGTCGGAATCATGCTCACACTCATCGCGTGGGGTGTTCTCGTCGACCGAATCGGTGAACGACTCGTCCTGGCAATCGGACTCGGTCTCACTGCACTAGCAAGTCTCGCAGCGTATTTCACGACCTCGTTCATCCTGCTCGGCCTGTGTCTACTCCTCGGAGGAATGGCTGCGGCGAGCGCCAACAGCGCCAGTGGCCGAGTGGTCGTCGGATGGTTCCCCCCCGAGCGTCGCGGTCTCGCGATGGGCATCAGGCAGATGTCAGTACCTCTTGGGGTCGCCATCGCAGCACTGACCATCCCGTCGATCGCCCGTGATCATGGCGTCTCGGCTGCGTTGCTGGTGCCCGCGAGCATCTGCCTCCTCGGAGCTGTTCTGTGCCTCGGCGTCGTCGATCCACCCCGGCCGAGCCGTGCCGCTGCCGAACGGCAGGGACTGCTTGCGAATCCGTACCGCACGAGCCGCCAGCTCTGGCGAATCCACTCGACGTCGATCCTGCTCGTTGTTCCGCAGTACGTCGTCTGGACCTATGCCCTCGTCTGGTTGATGACCGATCGCGGTTGGTCGGCTGCATCGGCCGGTCTCCTCGTTACCGCATCTCAAATCTTGGGTGCGTTCGGACGCATGGGTGTCGGCGCGCTGTCGGATCGCGTCGGGAGTCGAATGCGTCCCCTCAAATGGGTCGCCGTGTCCGCCACGGTCAGCATGCTCGCACTCGCGGTGACCGACTGGCTCGACTCCCCCGTTTCCGTTGTGCTTCTCGTCGTCGCGTCGATCGTCACCGTCGCACCGAACGGGCTCGCGTTCACCGCCGTCGCCGAATTCTCCGGACCGTACTGGAGTGGGCGTGCCCTCGGCGTGCAGAACACTGGGCAGTACATCGCCGCATCACTGGTTCCGCCCGCGTTCGGCGCCCTCGCAGCCGTCAGCTTCCCAATAGCCTTCCTCGTCTCCGCGCTCTTCCCCGCCCTCTCCATCCCCGTGATCCCCGACGACCACGAGCCGAACGAATAG
- the serA gene encoding phosphoglycerate dehydrogenase, protein MSQPGRPVVLIADKLAQSTVEALGDGVEVRWVDGPDRPALLAAVPEADAILVRSATTVDAEVLAAGTNLKIVARAGVGLDNVDVPAATERGVLVVNAPTSNIHTAAEHAVTLLLSAARQIPAADATLRQHEWKRSKFNGVEIFGKTVGVVGLGRIGQLFAQRLAAFDTHIIAYDPYVSAARAAQLGIELVSLDELLTRADMFSVHLPKTPETKGIIGKEALAKTKPGVIVVNAARGGLVDEQALADAITSGHVFAAGIDVYASEPCTDSPLFELPQVVVTPHLGASTTEAQDRAGTDVAKSVLLALAGEFVPDAVNVKGGAVGEEVSPWLEIVRKQGVLLGALSDELPASLSVDVRGELASADVEILKLSALRGLFSAVIEDSVTFVNAPSLAEERGVTAEVTKATESENHRSVVDIRAVYGDGSVLNVAGTLTGTTQVEKIVNINGRNFDLRAEGKNLIVNYADQPGSLGRIGTLLGDAGIDIQAAALSQDSEGDGATILLRVDKDVPSELSATIAAAVGASTIELVDLS, encoded by the coding sequence GTGAGCCAGCCAGGCCGTCCTGTCGTACTGATTGCCGACAAACTTGCGCAATCCACCGTCGAGGCACTCGGCGACGGCGTCGAGGTTCGTTGGGTCGACGGCCCGGACCGCCCGGCACTTCTCGCCGCGGTTCCCGAGGCCGACGCGATCCTCGTTCGTTCGGCCACCACGGTCGATGCAGAGGTCCTCGCAGCCGGAACCAACCTGAAGATCGTCGCCCGTGCGGGCGTGGGCCTGGACAACGTCGATGTACCCGCGGCGACCGAACGTGGTGTCCTCGTCGTCAATGCGCCGACGTCCAACATTCACACTGCTGCCGAGCATGCCGTGACGCTGCTGCTGTCTGCTGCACGCCAGATCCCGGCCGCCGACGCCACCCTGCGTCAGCACGAGTGGAAGCGCAGCAAGTTCAACGGCGTCGAAATCTTCGGAAAGACAGTGGGTGTCGTCGGACTCGGACGCATCGGACAGCTGTTCGCTCAGCGCCTCGCAGCATTCGACACTCATATCATCGCGTACGACCCCTATGTCTCCGCTGCCCGCGCAGCTCAGCTTGGCATCGAACTCGTCAGTCTCGACGAACTGCTGACGCGCGCAGATATGTTCTCCGTGCACCTTCCCAAGACGCCCGAGACCAAGGGCATCATCGGCAAGGAAGCACTTGCCAAGACCAAGCCCGGCGTCATCGTCGTCAACGCAGCCCGTGGCGGACTCGTCGACGAGCAGGCGCTCGCCGACGCGATCACGAGCGGTCACGTCTTCGCGGCGGGTATCGATGTCTACGCTTCCGAGCCGTGCACCGACAGCCCGTTGTTCGAACTTCCTCAGGTCGTCGTGACCCCGCACCTCGGAGCATCGACCACCGAAGCTCAGGACCGCGCGGGGACGGATGTCGCAAAGTCTGTATTGCTGGCTCTCGCAGGTGAATTCGTTCCCGATGCCGTCAACGTCAAGGGTGGCGCAGTCGGCGAAGAGGTCTCGCCATGGCTCGAGATCGTCCGCAAGCAAGGCGTCCTGCTCGGCGCCCTGTCCGACGAACTCCCGGCATCCCTGTCGGTCGACGTACGCGGCGAGCTCGCCTCCGCTGACGTCGAGATCCTGAAGTTGTCGGCTCTGCGTGGATTGTTCTCGGCCGTCATCGAGGATTCCGTCACCTTCGTCAACGCTCCGTCGCTCGCCGAGGAGCGAGGCGTCACCGCCGAGGTGACCAAGGCGACCGAGAGCGAGAACCACCGAAGCGTCGTCGACATCCGCGCTGTCTACGGTGACGGTTCCGTCCTCAACGTCGCAGGAACGCTCACCGGCACCACCCAGGTCGAAAAAATCGTCAACATCAACGGACGCAACTTCGATCTGCGTGCCGAGGGCAAGAACCTCATCGTCAACTACGCGGATCAGCCGGGCAGCCTCGGCCGCATCGGTACGTTGCTCGGCGACGCCGGCATCGACATCCAGGCCGCTGCACTGAGCCAGGACTCCGAAGGCGACGGCGCGACGATCCTGCTTCGCGTCGACAAGGACGTTCCGTCCGAGCTGAGCGCCACCATCGCTGCTGCGGTGGGCGCGTCGACCATCGAACTCGTGGATCTTTCCTGA
- a CDS encoding acetolactate synthase large subunit gives MSAPTARPGPTTRKSGAAISSSAPETNGAIDGSRRHVAPEKVTGAQSVVRALEELDVDTVFGIPGGAVLPVYDPLFDSKKVRHVLVRHEQGAGHAATGYAQATGRVGVCMATSGPGATNLVTPLADAQMDSVPIVAITGQVARSLIGTDGFQEADISGITMPVTKHNFLITDGADIPRIMAEAFYIASSGRPGAVLVDIPKDVLQAQTTFSWPPEMRLPGYRPVTKPHGKQVREAARYIADAKQPVLYVGGGVIKANASAELLELAELTGIPVVTTLMARGAFPDSHQLNLGMPGMHGTVAAVAALQRSDLLITLGARFDDRVTGQLSSFATGAKVIHADIDPAEIGKNRYADVPIVGDCKEVITELIEAIRADRATGTTLELEDWWKYLDGIRKTYPLSYDRPSDGSMSPEFVISAVGKFAGPDAIYCAGVGQHQMWAAQFINYEKPRTWLNSGGLGTMGYAVPAAMGAKMGLPDAEVWAIDGDGCFQMTNQELATCAVEGIPIKVALINNGNLGMVRQWQTLFYEERYSNTNLGTHGAQRIPDFVKLAEALGCVGIRCEREEDVDAVIAQARAINDRPVVIDFIVGADAQVWPMVAAGTGNDEIMAARGIRPLFDDDEAAGTNPSVAEALERDQAHGDALQEKGTDK, from the coding sequence GTGAGCGCACCAACCGCACGCCCAGGGCCCACGACGCGTAAGTCGGGGGCAGCCATCAGTTCGTCGGCGCCCGAAACCAACGGCGCCATCGACGGATCCCGCCGCCACGTCGCCCCTGAGAAGGTGACCGGCGCACAGTCCGTCGTACGGGCTCTCGAAGAGCTCGACGTCGACACGGTATTCGGCATTCCGGGTGGCGCCGTGCTTCCGGTGTACGACCCCCTCTTCGACTCGAAGAAGGTTCGCCACGTTCTCGTTCGTCACGAGCAGGGCGCAGGGCACGCGGCAACCGGGTACGCGCAGGCTACCGGCCGCGTCGGCGTCTGCATGGCGACGTCCGGACCCGGTGCGACCAACCTGGTCACTCCGCTCGCCGACGCCCAGATGGATTCGGTTCCCATCGTTGCGATCACCGGACAGGTCGCGCGCAGCCTGATCGGAACCGACGGTTTCCAGGAGGCCGATATCTCCGGCATCACGATGCCGGTGACCAAGCACAACTTCCTGATCACCGACGGCGCCGACATCCCGCGCATCATGGCCGAGGCGTTCTACATCGCGTCGTCCGGTCGCCCCGGCGCCGTTCTCGTCGACATCCCCAAGGATGTCCTCCAGGCTCAGACCACGTTCTCTTGGCCGCCTGAGATGCGTCTGCCCGGGTACCGCCCCGTGACCAAGCCGCACGGCAAGCAGGTCCGCGAAGCTGCTCGCTACATCGCCGACGCCAAGCAGCCGGTGCTGTACGTCGGCGGCGGTGTCATCAAGGCGAACGCGTCGGCCGAATTGCTCGAACTCGCAGAGCTGACCGGAATACCCGTCGTCACGACGTTGATGGCGCGGGGCGCGTTCCCCGACTCGCATCAGCTGAATCTGGGCATGCCGGGTATGCACGGCACCGTCGCGGCCGTCGCTGCCCTGCAGCGAAGCGATCTGCTCATCACACTCGGCGCACGTTTCGACGACCGGGTGACCGGTCAGCTGTCCTCGTTCGCGACGGGCGCCAAGGTCATCCACGCGGATATCGATCCGGCCGAAATCGGCAAGAACCGCTACGCAGACGTGCCGATCGTCGGCGACTGCAAAGAGGTCATCACCGAACTGATCGAAGCGATCCGCGCAGACCGAGCAACTGGCACCACCCTCGAACTGGAGGACTGGTGGAAGTACCTCGACGGAATCCGTAAGACGTATCCGCTCAGCTACGACCGCCCGAGCGACGGCAGCATGTCGCCGGAATTCGTGATCTCCGCTGTCGGTAAGTTCGCCGGACCCGATGCGATCTACTGTGCGGGAGTCGGTCAGCACCAGATGTGGGCAGCTCAGTTCATCAACTACGAGAAGCCCCGCACGTGGCTCAACTCGGGTGGGCTCGGCACGATGGGGTACGCCGTTCCCGCGGCCATGGGCGCCAAGATGGGTCTTCCCGACGCCGAGGTGTGGGCCATCGACGGTGACGGTTGCTTCCAGATGACCAATCAGGAACTCGCGACGTGCGCGGTCGAAGGTATCCCGATCAAGGTTGCTCTGATCAACAACGGCAACCTCGGCATGGTCCGTCAATGGCAGACATTGTTCTACGAGGAGCGCTACTCCAACACCAATCTCGGAACTCACGGCGCCCAGCGCATCCCGGATTTCGTGAAACTGGCCGAAGCCCTCGGCTGCGTCGGGATCCGCTGCGAGCGTGAGGAAGACGTCGACGCCGTCATCGCGCAGGCTCGGGCGATCAACGATCGTCCCGTCGTCATCGACTTCATCGTCGGCGCCGACGCTCAGGTGTGGCCGATGGTCGCAGCCGGGACGGGCAACGACGAGATCATGGCTGCCCGCGGGATCCGTCCGCTGTTCGACGACGACGAAGCTGCCGGTACCAACCCGAGCGTGGCGGAAGCGCTCGAGCGCGACCAGGCACATGGCGATGCACTGCAGGAGAAAGGCACTGACAAGTGA
- a CDS encoding fumarylacetoacetate hydrolase family protein, with amino-acid sequence MRLGRIASPDGVAFVSIEGEGEQQTAKEIAEHPFGTPTFTGRSWPLADVRLLAPILASKVIAIGKNYAAHAAEMGGEAPKDPVIFIKPNTSIVGPGAPIVLPPTSTEVHFEGELAVVIGRPCKDVPAAKALDVVLGYTVANDVSARDHQRHDGQWTRAKGHDTFCPLGPWIETSLDASDVEIKTEVDGEVKQRSRTSLLLHDIPEIIEWISAVMTLLPGDVILTGTPEGVGPITDGQSVSITVEGIGTLTNPVAAKK; translated from the coding sequence ATGCGTCTGGGTCGAATTGCAAGTCCTGATGGTGTGGCATTCGTGAGTATCGAGGGAGAAGGTGAGCAGCAGACGGCGAAGGAAATAGCCGAACATCCCTTCGGGACACCGACCTTCACCGGTCGGTCGTGGCCGTTGGCTGACGTGCGTCTCCTCGCACCGATCCTTGCGAGCAAGGTGATTGCCATCGGCAAGAATTACGCAGCCCACGCCGCTGAAATGGGCGGCGAAGCGCCCAAGGATCCGGTCATCTTCATCAAGCCCAACACCTCGATCGTGGGTCCGGGCGCGCCGATCGTACTGCCGCCTACCTCGACCGAAGTCCACTTCGAGGGAGAACTCGCAGTCGTCATCGGTCGCCCGTGCAAGGACGTGCCCGCGGCGAAGGCTCTCGACGTGGTGCTCGGGTACACCGTCGCGAACGACGTGTCGGCGCGCGACCATCAGCGTCACGATGGCCAGTGGACCCGCGCGAAAGGGCATGACACGTTCTGCCCGCTCGGACCGTGGATCGAAACCTCACTCGATGCATCCGATGTCGAGATCAAGACCGAGGTCGACGGAGAAGTGAAGCAGCGCAGCCGTACTTCGCTGCTGCTGCACGACATTCCGGAGATCATCGAGTGGATCTCCGCGGTCATGACGCTTCTGCCCGGGGATGTGATTCTCACCGGCACCCCGGAGGGCGTGGGACCGATCACCGATGGGCAGTCGGTGTCGATCACCGTCGAGGGCATCGGAACTCTGACCAATCCCGTCGCAGCCAAGAAATAG